From Candidatus Manganitrophus morganii, the proteins below share one genomic window:
- the dnaJ gene encoding molecular chaperone DnaJ has translation MASKKDYYEVLGVERTASEEELKKAYRKMALKFHPDRNPGDKAAEEQFKVVNEAYSVLADAEKRKSYDLFGHAGPAGGGAGGFDFNQGGFSDIFGDIFEEFFGASAGGRARTRAQRGNDLRYNMTITFEEAYFGKEAKIRLRRPEACSACKGTGAKGGATKVCPTCGGAGQLRFQQGMFAVSRTCSQCRGEGRIISESCPQCKGERYIARDKTISVKIPPGVETGSRLRVMGEGEPGLNGGPTGDLYVVLTVEEHPQFSRDGDHILCQVPISFVKAILGGKVDAPTMKGPTAVKIPPGTADGKIFRLKGLGFANIRGYGIGDELVRIKVEIPSKITAKQRELLEEFAKISGESIEPDSGKLFEKVKNLFE, from the coding sequence GTGGCCAGCAAAAAAGATTATTACGAAGTACTCGGTGTCGAACGGACCGCTTCAGAGGAAGAGCTGAAGAAGGCCTATCGCAAGATGGCCCTTAAGTTTCATCCTGATCGAAATCCGGGTGATAAAGCGGCCGAGGAACAATTCAAAGTGGTCAATGAGGCCTACAGCGTTTTGGCCGACGCCGAAAAGAGGAAGAGTTATGACCTCTTCGGCCACGCCGGACCGGCCGGCGGCGGCGCGGGCGGTTTTGACTTCAATCAAGGGGGCTTCTCCGATATCTTCGGCGACATCTTCGAAGAGTTTTTCGGCGCTTCGGCCGGGGGGCGCGCCCGCACGCGGGCGCAGCGGGGGAACGATCTTCGCTACAACATGACCATTACCTTTGAAGAAGCCTATTTCGGGAAGGAGGCGAAGATCAGATTGCGCCGTCCCGAAGCCTGCAGCGCCTGCAAGGGAACGGGCGCCAAGGGAGGGGCCACCAAGGTCTGCCCGACCTGCGGCGGCGCAGGGCAGCTTCGATTCCAGCAGGGAATGTTTGCGGTCAGCCGCACCTGCAGCCAGTGCCGGGGAGAGGGGCGAATCATCTCGGAGAGCTGTCCGCAGTGTAAAGGGGAGCGGTATATCGCGCGCGATAAGACGATCTCCGTCAAGATTCCTCCCGGGGTCGAGACCGGCTCGCGGCTGCGCGTCATGGGCGAGGGGGAACCGGGACTCAACGGCGGGCCGACCGGCGATCTCTACGTGGTCCTGACCGTGGAGGAGCATCCTCAGTTTTCCAGGGACGGCGATCACATCCTCTGTCAAGTTCCGATCAGCTTCGTCAAAGCGATCCTCGGCGGAAAGGTCGACGCCCCGACGATGAAGGGGCCGACGGCGGTGAAGATTCCTCCCGGAACGGCGGATGGAAAGATCTTCCGTCTGAAAGGGCTGGGTTTCGCGAATATCCGCGGATACGGGATCGGTGATGAGCTGGTTCGGATCAAGGTCGAGATTCCGAGTAAAATCACAGCGAAGCAGCGGGAGCTTCTGGAAGAATTCGCGAAAATCAGCGGAGAGTCGATCGAGCCCGATTCGGGAAAACTCTTCGAAAAAGTGAAGAACCTCTTCGAATAA
- the dnaK gene encoding molecular chaperone DnaK, whose product MAKVIGIDLGTTFSCMSVVTGGEPEVIPNAEGSRTTPSVVAITDKGERLVGQLARRQAVTNPTNTIYSIKRLMGRKYDSTEVKEAMKRLPYKIVKAPNGDAHVEIQGKVYSPPEVSAMILQKLRADAEAFLGEKVTEAVITVPAYFDDSQRQATKDAGQIAGLNVLRIINEPTAASLAYGLDKKKDERISVYDLGGGTFDVSVLEIGDGVFEVKSTNGDTYLGGDDFDLTIMDWMIEEFRKENGIDLKKDRMALQRLKEAAEKAKIELSSAMETEINLPFITADATGPKHLVIKLTRSKLEQLVDPLVQRTIEPCRRALADAGLTPAEIHEVVLVGGMTRMPKVQQVVKQFFGKEPHKGVNPDEVVAIGAAIQGAVLKGEVKDVLLLDVTPLSLGIETLGGVFTRIIDRNTTIPSKKSQIFSTASDNQTAVTIRVFQGEREMATDNKLLGQFDLIGIPPAPRGIPQVEVTFDIDANGIVHVSAKDMATQKEQSIRITASSGLNKEEIDKLVKDAQAHAEEDKKKKELIEVRNEADNLIYATEKSVTEFGDRISPEEKNQILEKISQTRKAMESNNIEEIRAAISELSKASHKLAEEMYKKTGAGAAAGAQAGPTGDGGAAGGQQQAKDENVVDAEFEETDKK is encoded by the coding sequence ATGGCAAAGGTTATTGGAATTGATTTGGGGACGACGTTCTCCTGCATGTCGGTGGTGACCGGCGGAGAGCCGGAGGTGATCCCGAATGCAGAGGGAAGCCGGACGACCCCCTCCGTCGTCGCCATTACCGATAAGGGAGAGCGGTTGGTAGGACAGCTTGCCCGAAGGCAGGCGGTCACGAACCCGACCAATACGATCTACTCGATCAAGCGGTTGATGGGACGGAAATATGATTCGACCGAAGTAAAAGAGGCGATGAAGCGCCTTCCTTACAAGATCGTGAAGGCCCCCAACGGGGATGCGCACGTTGAAATTCAGGGAAAGGTCTACAGCCCTCCCGAGGTCTCGGCGATGATCTTGCAAAAATTACGGGCCGACGCGGAAGCGTTTCTGGGCGAGAAGGTGACCGAGGCGGTCATCACCGTCCCGGCTTACTTCGATGACAGCCAGCGGCAGGCGACCAAAGACGCCGGGCAGATCGCGGGTTTGAATGTCCTTCGGATCATCAACGAGCCGACGGCGGCCTCGCTGGCATACGGATTGGATAAAAAGAAAGATGAGCGGATCTCCGTCTATGACCTGGGAGGGGGAACCTTCGATGTCTCCGTCCTGGAGATCGGCGACGGGGTCTTCGAGGTCAAGTCGACGAACGGGGATACGTATCTCGGCGGCGACGACTTCGATCTGACGATCATGGACTGGATGATCGAGGAGTTCCGGAAAGAGAACGGGATCGATCTGAAAAAGGATCGCATGGCCCTTCAGCGGTTGAAAGAAGCGGCGGAAAAAGCAAAGATCGAGCTTTCCTCTGCGATGGAAACAGAGATCAATCTTCCCTTCATCACCGCCGACGCCACGGGTCCGAAGCATCTGGTCATCAAATTGACCCGGTCGAAATTGGAGCAGCTGGTCGATCCGCTCGTTCAAAGAACGATCGAGCCGTGCCGAAGGGCGCTGGCCGACGCCGGATTGACGCCAGCGGAAATTCATGAAGTGGTCCTCGTCGGCGGGATGACTCGGATGCCGAAGGTCCAGCAGGTGGTGAAGCAGTTCTTCGGAAAAGAGCCGCATAAGGGGGTCAATCCGGATGAGGTGGTTGCCATCGGAGCGGCCATCCAAGGGGCGGTGTTGAAGGGAGAGGTGAAGGATGTCCTTCTTCTTGACGTGACGCCGCTCTCATTGGGAATTGAGACCCTCGGCGGGGTGTTTACCCGAATCATCGATCGGAACACGACCATCCCGTCGAAGAAGAGCCAGATCTTCTCCACCGCGTCGGACAACCAGACGGCGGTGACGATCCGGGTCTTCCAGGGAGAGCGTGAGATGGCGACCGATAACAAGCTGCTCGGCCAATTCGACCTGATCGGTATTCCCCCGGCCCCGCGCGGTATTCCTCAGGTCGAGGTCACCTTCGACATCGATGCCAACGGCATCGTCCATGTTTCCGCGAAAGATATGGCGACACAAAAAGAGCAGTCGATTCGAATCACCGCATCCAGCGGTCTCAATAAGGAAGAGATCGACAAGCTCGTGAAGGACGCCCAGGCGCATGCGGAAGAAGATAAGAAAAAGAAAGAGCTGATCGAGGTCCGCAATGAGGCCGACAATCTAATCTACGCCACCGAAAAATCGGTGACCGAATTCGGCGATCGGATTTCTCCGGAAGAGAAAAACCAGATTCTGGAGAAGATCTCACAGACACGAAAGGCGATGGAGTCGAATAACATTGAAGAGATTCGGGCGGCCATTTCCGAGCTCTCCAAGGCCTCCCATAAATTGGCCGAAGAGATGTATAAGAAGACCGGCGCCGGCGCGGCGGCCGGGGCTCAGGCGGGACCGACCGGAGACGGCGGGGCCGCCGGTGGGCAACAACAGGCCAAAGATGAAAACGTGGTCGACGCCGAGTTTGAAGAAACGGATAAAAAGTAG
- a CDS encoding RDD family protein, with protein sequence MERVDRPMGGELPEFFPASLFPEEKTETAAVQPAGFLRRVVAFLIDFLIIEILYLALLAAGFLGIRYSTGGEGLFLTEGGSLTPWVAPFIAAWFCLFLGYFTFFHADGGQTPAKMLVRIKVVASGGAPLSPFRALVRSFGYFLSSFFFGFGFLMTIFNRKKRALHDLLTRTEVVLA encoded by the coding sequence ATGGAGCGCGTTGACCGGCCGATGGGAGGGGAGCTTCCCGAGTTCTTTCCCGCGTCGTTGTTTCCGGAAGAAAAGACAGAGACCGCAGCGGTTCAACCGGCCGGTTTTCTTCGCCGTGTCGTCGCTTTTCTCATCGACTTCTTGATTATCGAAATTCTCTATCTCGCGCTGTTGGCCGCCGGTTTTCTCGGCATCCGCTATTCAACCGGAGGAGAAGGCCTTTTTCTTACCGAAGGGGGATCATTGACCCCCTGGGTGGCGCCTTTTATCGCCGCTTGGTTTTGCCTCTTTCTCGGCTATTTCACCTTCTTTCACGCGGATGGCGGCCAGACGCCGGCGAAGATGCTGGTCCGGATCAAAGTCGTCGCCTCCGGAGGTGCTCCCCTCTCCCCCTTCCGTGCGCTCGTACGGTCGTTCGGTTACTTTCTCTCCAGCTTCTTTTTCGGCTTCGGGTTTTTGATGACCATTTTTAATAGAAAAAAAAGAGCGCTCCACGATCTACTGACCCGAACCGAGGTGGTCCTCGCCTAG
- a CDS encoding 16S rRNA (uracil(1498)-N(3))-methyltransferase: MPVYFIHSKQVDHGKITVQDRLAHHLRDVLRSQEGETLLLVDEQPKRYTARLIESHPARLTLEVLHEENPPPFPLPALHLGIGLLKGEKIEWVLQKATELGVARMTPLITERAVVRPKADRLSHQQERWMKIITEAAQQSGRWSIPMLDPPTELLAFLTKTAGYGLKLIFWEGAPPQSPRGRIAEAIASSPREGVVLIGPEGGLEKAEVDAACAMGYQALSLGARILRAETAALSALSIVQYEIEGKINGAR, encoded by the coding sequence ATGCCTGTCTATTTTATCCACTCAAAGCAGGTCGATCATGGAAAAATCACCGTCCAGGATCGTCTGGCCCACCATCTTCGCGATGTTCTCCGTTCGCAAGAAGGGGAGACCCTTCTTCTGGTCGATGAGCAACCGAAGCGGTACACCGCCCGGCTGATCGAATCGCATCCGGCGCGGCTGACCCTGGAGGTGCTGCACGAGGAGAACCCTCCCCCTTTTCCCCTTCCGGCCCTCCATTTGGGGATCGGCTTGTTGAAAGGGGAGAAGATTGAATGGGTTTTGCAAAAGGCAACCGAGCTGGGGGTGGCCCGGATGACCCCGCTGATCACGGAGCGGGCGGTCGTCCGGCCCAAAGCGGACCGTCTGTCTCATCAGCAGGAGCGCTGGATGAAGATCATCACGGAGGCGGCTCAACAGTCGGGGCGCTGGAGCATTCCGATGCTCGACCCGCCGACCGAGCTGCTGGCGTTTCTGACGAAAACGGCCGGCTATGGCTTGAAGCTGATTTTCTGGGAAGGGGCACCCCCTCAATCGCCGCGAGGACGGATCGCGGAGGCGATCGCGTCTTCTCCGCGCGAAGGGGTTGTTCTGATCGGGCCGGAAGGCGGATTGGAGAAAGCGGAGGTCGATGCCGCCTGCGCGATGGGATATCAGGCGCTCTCTCTCGGAGCGCGGATTCTGCGGGCCGAGACGGCCGCGCTTTCCGCTTTATCGATCGTTCAATATGAAATCGAAGGGAAGATAAATGGAGCGCGTTGA